From Cryptomeria japonica unplaced genomic scaffold, Sugi_1.0 HiC_scaffold_46, whole genome shotgun sequence, a single genomic window includes:
- the LOC131862550 gene encoding putative germin-like protein 2-3, which produces MLWACNTQFDYTFISRAFLSDSSVSLFIMGNRMIYFTLGLFLLICCYSDNVMAADSDPLQDFCVADKESMVKVNGFVCKDPKDVSAEDFFFGGLGQAGNTDNAVGSNVTMANVMQIPGLNTFGISLVRIDYAVGGINPPHTHPRATEVLVLLEGQLLQNVGHENAVAIAALSSKLPVAQTIANSLFAADPPLPDSVLAKAFRITQELVDFIQKKFA; this is translated from the exons ATGTTATGGGCTTGTAATACACAATTCGACTACACATTCATATCCCGAGCTTTTCTGTCTGATTCTTCTGTGTCTCTATTTATAATGGGTAACCGCATGATTTACTTCACGTTGGGACTTTTCCTATTGATATGTTGTTACAGTGATAATGTCATGGCAGCGGATTCCGATCCCTTGCAAGATTTCTGCGTCGCAGACAAGGAAAGCATGG TTAAGGTGAACGGGTTCGTTTGCAAAGATCCCAAGGATGTTTCGGCAGAGGACTTCTTCTTCGGGGGACTTGGGCAGGCAGGGAACACCGACAATGCAGTGGGCTCAAATGTAACGATGGCCAATGTTATGCAGATACCAGGCCTCAACACCTTCGGAATATCGTTGGTCCGTATCGATTACGCAgtgggtggaataaatcctcctcacacGCACCCAAGAGCTACTGAAGTTCTTGTTTTACTGGAAGGCCAGcttctt cagaatgtggggCATGAAAATGCGGTGGCCATAGCTGCATTGAGCAGCAAGCTTCCGGTAGCTCAGACAATCGCCAACTCTCTGTTTGCAGCGGATCCTCCACTCCCAGATTCCGTATTGGCCAAGGCCTTCCGCATCACCCAAGAGCTTGTCGATTTCATTCAGAAGAAATTTGCATAA